ACCCTCATTTTTTTGGTTGGACAACACAAGACGTAGCCATCTATCCTTCGGCTGTCGATATGCGCTATCTTGACCCTAATGTAGGAGGTGTAAATGTAGGACTGTATGACCCACATACCGACCAAAAACTCAATTTTTATCTTCCTTTTTCCAATCCTGCACACGTAGAAAACTGTCTGCACTGTATCGTAACGATGCTACTCTTTGAATATAAGGAAAAAGAAATACAGGAGCGAATCAATAAGCTCAAAGCCGTAGAAATGCGCCTTGAACTTAAACAAGGACTTTTTAATTGTAGTCTTATAGATGATACATATAACAACGATTTTGCAGGACTAAATGTAGCCTTAGATTTTCTTTTACAGCAGAGCAACAAGCCTAAAAGAACAGTTATTTTGTCGGATATGCCAGAGGAAAACCAAGAAGGTTTGTATGAGAGAATATTTCAACTCTTTGCAAAAAAAGGAGTAGAAAGAGTGATTGCGATTGGAGAAAATATCAAAAAAATGGTTCTTCCAGATACAGAAATGCTCATTGATACAGAATTTTTTGCGACTACAGAAGATTTTTTGAGTGATTTTGCTGATGGAGATGTTCGTTTTGGAAATGAAGCTATTTTGATAAAAGGCGCAAGGCGTTTTGAATTTGAAAAAATTGTAGAAGCTCTAGAACTTAAAGTACATGGAACAAAGCTAGAAATCAACCTTAATAATTTAGCACATAATTTAGATTATTTCCGTTCACTTATTTCTCCTAGAACAAGAGTTATGGCAATGGTAAAAGCATTTGGCTATGGAAGTGGAACAAATTTCGAAATTGCTCACCTTTTGCAATACCACAGAGTAGATTATTTAGCTGTGGCGTATGTAGATGAAGGTATTGCTCTTAGAAATGAAGGCATCCGAACGCCGATTATGGTAATGAATCCAGCCGTAGATAACTTTGAAAAAATGTTTGTGCATAATCTTGAACCTGAAATTTATAGCGTCGAAACGCTAAAAAGATATGTAGAATATGCCAAACAGAAAACGTATGAACTCAACCTTGCCGATTTTGGAGCAGATGTAAAAGACGTGTTCAAAATTCATTTGAAATTAGATACTGGAATGAATCGTTTGGGTTTTTCTACAAGTGACTTGCCTACCCTAATAAGTTTGGTAGAATCTGTAGGAGAATCTTTAGAAGTGGCGAGCGTCTTTACGCATCTTGCAGCAGCAGACGACGAAGCGATGGACGATTTTTCTCGCCAACAAATTCAAGAATTTGAAGAGTGGGCAGCCGAACTAGAAAATCAGTTGGGGTATTCTTTCCTTCGCCACGCTGTCAATTCGGCTGGAATTATTCGTTTTAAAGAAGCTCATTTTGAGATGGTGCGATTAGGTTTGGGACTTTATGGCGTAGATGCTTCTAGTACTTCACAACATCATTTACTACCTATAAGTGCGCTGAAAGCTACTATTTCACAGATAAAGGAAATTAATCCAGAGGAAAGTGTGGGCTATTCAAGAAAGGGAAAAGTAGAGCGTCCTTCCAAAATTGCGACGATTGCCATTGGTTATGCTGATGGCTA
This genomic window from Bernardetia sp. contains:
- a CDS encoding bifunctional UDP-N-acetylmuramoyl-tripeptide:D-alanyl-D-alanine ligase/alanine racemase, giving the protein MPSSSLVTRVAYIRDYYREFRYKQLLTDSRKLGIAHDTVFFAIKGKRQDGHSFIKKLYDKGVRYFVIEDEEAALRGFQNEEEANGAKFLLVDSSIRTLQALAAHHRSQFKLPVIGITGSNGKTIIKEWLSQLLADSFQIIKSPKSYNSQIGVPLSVWELSEEHTLAIFEAGISQPNEMEHLEKIIQPNIGIFTNLGSAHDEGFESRLQKAQEKAKLFENCKFLISRDIYSAVNTAILDLKEREGDPHFFGWTTQDVAIYPSAVDMRYLDPNVGGVNVGLYDPHTDQKLNFYLPFSNPAHVENCLHCIVTMLLFEYKEKEIQERINKLKAVEMRLELKQGLFNCSLIDDTYNNDFAGLNVALDFLLQQSNKPKRTVILSDMPEENQEGLYERIFQLFAKKGVERVIAIGENIKKMVLPDTEMLIDTEFFATTEDFLSDFADGDVRFGNEAILIKGARRFEFEKIVEALELKVHGTKLEINLNNLAHNLDYFRSLISPRTRVMAMVKAFGYGSGTNFEIAHLLQYHRVDYLAVAYVDEGIALRNEGIRTPIMVMNPAVDNFEKMFVHNLEPEIYSVETLKRYVEYAKQKTYELNLADFGADVKDVFKIHLKLDTGMNRLGFSTSDLPTLISLVESVGESLEVASVFTHLAAADDEAMDDFSRQQIQEFEEWAAELENQLGYSFLRHAVNSAGIIRFKEAHFEMVRLGLGLYGVDASSTSQHHLLPISALKATISQIKEINPEESVGYSRKGKVERPSKIATIAIGYADGYDRRFGNGVGKVYLHGELAPTIGNICMDMCMIDVTDIEDAKEGDEVIIFGEYPTVSDLAETIGTIPYEILTNVSERVKRIFYAD